The genomic window CATATGTCCTCCGGGAAAGGAGCCAGGGAATGAGCCTTCTGGTCGTCGGCTCGATGGCCTTCGACAGCATCCGGTCTCCCTTCGGGGAGGTCGAGAAGGTGGTGGGGGGCTCCGCCACCTACTTCTCGCTGGCGGCCAGCTACCTCGCCCCCGTGCGGCTGGTGTCCGTCGTGGGGACGGACTTTCCCCGGGAGATGATCGAAACGCTCGCGTCCCGGCGGATCGACGTGAGGGGCCTTAAGATCAGCGAGGGGAAGACGTTCCACTGGAAGGGCTTCTACGAGTACGACCTCAACACGGCCCATACCGTGACGACCGAGCTCAACGTCTTCCGGGACTTCGCCCCGGTCCTCCCGGAGGAGTACCGCGACACCCCCTACGTTTTCCTCGGCAACATCGCCCCCGCCCTCCAGAGGGACATCCTGCGCCAGGTCCGGCGTCCGAAACTGGTCGCGCTGGACACGATGAACTACTGGATCGAAAACAGCCCCGGGCTGCTGCGCGAGGTCATCGGGAGCGTGGACATCCTGATGGTGAACGAGGGGGAGATCCGGATGCTGACCGGGGAGTACAACCTGGTCAAGGCGGCCCGGAAGGCGATGGAGTGGGGCCCGAGCCGGGTGGTGATCAAGCGCGGCGAATACGGCGTTCTTCAGCTTTCGGACGGAACGATGTTCGCCGCCCCGGCGTACCCTCTCGAGACGATCTTCGACCCCACGGGCGCCGGCGACAGCTTCGCGGGCGGGTTCATGGGGTATCTGGCCAGCTGCGGCGGCAAGGAGCTCACCGAGATGGACTTCCGGCTCGCGACCATGTACGGGAGCGCGATCGCCTCCTTCACCGTGGAGGCGTTCAGCACCGAGAAGCTGCAAAACCTCACGCCGGAGGATATCTCGGACCGCCTCGGCTCCTTCCTCGCGCTCACCGAATTCCGGGTCTGATCGACCGCCTCCCGATTCTCGATCAGGGATTACCTCGGCGTCGCATCGGGAAGACCGCCATCCACGGGGATCGTCGCTCCCGTTGTCGGTGTCTGGCGGGTGGCGAAGTAGAGAACCGCCCTTGCCACGTGCGTGGCCGTTATCTTCGCTCTGAGAAGGTTGCGGTTGCGATAATATTCCTCGAGGCCCTTCTCGTCCAAGCCTCGTGCACGCATGCGGCCCGGGCCGACTTCGGTCCACAATCCGGATTTGCGGGTCCCATGGGTGAAGACCGCGTCGGGGGATACCATGTTGACGCGGACCCCGATCTCGGCGAGTTCCAGGCTGGCGATCCGGCCGAGCTGGTGCGCGGCTGCCTTGGTCGCACTGTACGCGCCGAACGTTGCACCGGGCGCAAACACGTTCTTGGTGGAGATCAACACGATATCCCCTCCGGTATTCTGGTTCCTGAAATGCCGTGCGGCCTCGGCCAGGACGTGGAGCGTTCCGTCGATGTTCACCCGTGTGAGCTTTCGAAAGGCCTTCGTGTCCATATCGGCAAGTGAGGAAACGTGCGCAACGCCCGCATTGACCACGATCAGGTCGATGCCTCCCCACTCGTGAATGACCCGGCCGAATCCCGCGGCCACGGACTGGGTTTTCGTGACATCGAGCGGGACACCGAAGATCCTGGATTCGTACGTCTGCCTCAACTCGTTCACCAGTTCGGTCAGGGGATTCCCCGGCAAATCCGTTGCGGCGACGTGACAGCCCTTTTCCAGGAGCCCCTGGCAGATTCCCGCGCCGATTGCCCCTGCGGCGCCCGTGATCAACGCCACGGACCGATGCAAGGGAAGCTCATTTTCGGCAAGCTTTGCATGCTGCAGGCTGTTGTATTCCATGTCGAAGAGATGATCCTCGCTCAGGCCCTTGTATGGGCCGACAGCCGCGGTCTTCGTTTTTACGGCCAATGTCTGTGCGGTGATATCCCGGACGATTCCGGCTTCCGCGACATCGCTCCCCGCGCATACGGCGCCGAGTCCGGGCATGAGAATGACACGAGGCATGGCGTCGAATCGCTCGAGCCCGGGGAAAAGTCTCGAAGCATGCCGCTTGAAATAGGCATCGTACTGCCTCGCGTAGTCGGCGATCGCGTTCGAGATCCTCTCCCGAATTTTCTGATGGTCGTCGTAGGGAGGGTTATCGATCCAAAGCGGCAGTGCCTTCGTTCGAATCAGATGGTCGGAGGTCAGGGGGGGGGAGATCGCAATCTCCTTTCCCCGATTCGAATCGACCAGATCGAGCACGTCATCGTTGATCAACGGCTGCAGGACGAACCGCCGGTACGGCGAATCGGCATCGTCCGTGGGGACGGCCAGCAGTCCTCGTAGCAGCGGGGCGATGTTCCGATACCGTTCACGGGCCGTTGCGATGGAAGTTGCCTTCCCGGATTTGGTACGTTTCCTTGATTTCCTTGCCAGGTATTCCCCCGCCCGTGTCACCAGTTCGACGGTTTTTTTGTACGACGAGAAGGCGTCGTCATCCCAGGTGACCAGTCCGTGTTTCATCAGGACCATGCCCATGCAATCAGGAGAATCGTCGAAAGCGGCTGCGGCGGCTTTTGCCAGGGAGAACCCCGGTTTGGCATAGTCGAGCACGATGACATCGCCGCCGAGCGCATCCCGGATGACTTCGTGTCCATCGCGCTGATTGGTGAGAGCCAAGATTGCGTCCGCATGGGTGTGATCGATGTATTTCGCGGAAAGAAAAGCGTGCATCAACGACTCGATGGAGGGTCTTTTTCCCCCGGCTTCCAGAAGGTGTGTGTGCAGTTCCTTCACCATGGTGTCGTCCGGCAGCGCCGGTAGCATTCGCAACCGTCGCAGGTATTCGAGGTCGAGCCCAACATGCCCATCCGGTTCGATGTTTGCCAAATCATATCCCGATGCTTTGACGAAGAGAGCGGGGAGGGGTTGACCCAGGACGTTGGTATAGGTTGTCTTGACCGAGGTGTTCCCTCCCCCGTGGAGCACGAGTTCTTTTTCCTCCCCGATCAGCCTGCTGGTGTATGTCCGGAGGGCCAAATCTCTTCCCCACCGCTTCTCATGGCGGGCGATAAACTCGGACGCTTTTTCTTGCCGCCATTTATTTTTCATGAGAGTTCACGCTGGGTTCGCGAAGGCGACGCATCCTATTTCTTACCGCTCTTCAGGGCCTGATAAACGTCGTACGCCTCATGGGGTTTCATCTTCTCGTGAACCACCTTTCGTACCGCCTGGATCATCGCGGCAGGGGCTTCGGATTGAAAGATGTTTCGACCCATATCGACACCCGCGGCTCCCTGCTGCACGGCGTCGTACGCCATCTTCAAGGCATCCGGCTCCGGCAGCTTTTTTCCGCCGGCGATCACAATCGGCACGGGGCAGGATGCCGTGACGGTGTCGAATCCTTCCGCGACAAAGTAGGTCTTGACATACGCAGCTCCCAGCTCCGCGCATATCCTCGCGGCCAAGCGCATATACTTTGCGTCCCGAACCATGTCTTTCCCGACCGCCGTTACCCCCAGGACCGGGATGCCGTGCCGGTTGCCGATATCCACCAGTCTGGTCATGTTGTGCACCGATTGGGTTTCGTGCTCCCCACCGATGAAGACCTGAACCGCCATCGCGGCGACGTTCAATCGAACGGCGTCTTCGACATCAACAGCGATTTCCTCATTCGAAAGTTCCTTGAGAATGCTCGGCCCACCGCTGGATCTCAGAACGATTCCTTTCGTGAACGTCGGTGGAATGGTCGAGCGCAATATGCCACGGGTGCACATCAAGGTATCGGCATAAGGGAGGAGGGGGACAATCGTGAGGTCCACGCGTTCCAGGCCTGCGGTCGGCCCAAGGAAATAGCCGTGGTCAATGGCGAGCATCACCGTCCGCCCCGTTTCGGGT from Candidatus Deferrimicrobiaceae bacterium includes these protein-coding regions:
- the lsrF gene encoding 3-hydroxy-5-phosphonooxypentane-2,4-dione thiolase; the protein is MADKDGISDTQNYFVDVPMASEPYTLRGSNSLDWGFKNRLSNIFRPETGRTVMLAIDHGYFLGPTAGLERVDLTIVPLLPYADTLMCTRGILRSTIPPTFTKGIVLRSSGGPSILKELSNEEIAVDVEDAVRLNVAAMAVQVFIGGEHETQSVHNMTRLVDIGNRHGIPVLGVTAVGKDMVRDAKYMRLAARICAELGAAYVKTYFVAEGFDTVTASCPVPIVIAGGKKLPEPDALKMAYDAVQQGAAGVDMGRNIFQSEAPAAMIQAVRKVVHEKMKPHEAYDVYQALKSGKK
- a CDS encoding bifunctional aldolase/short-chain dehydrogenase, yielding MKNKWRQEKASEFIARHEKRWGRDLALRTYTSRLIGEEKELVLHGGGNTSVKTTYTNVLGQPLPALFVKASGYDLANIEPDGHVGLDLEYLRRLRMLPALPDDTMVKELHTHLLEAGGKRPSIESLMHAFLSAKYIDHTHADAILALTNQRDGHEVIRDALGGDVIVLDYAKPGFSLAKAAAAAFDDSPDCMGMVLMKHGLVTWDDDAFSSYKKTVELVTRAGEYLARKSRKRTKSGKATSIATARERYRNIAPLLRGLLAVPTDDADSPYRRFVLQPLINDDVLDLVDSNRGKEIAISPPLTSDHLIRTKALPLWIDNPPYDDHQKIRERISNAIADYARQYDAYFKRHASRLFPGLERFDAMPRVILMPGLGAVCAGSDVAEAGIVRDITAQTLAVKTKTAAVGPYKGLSEDHLFDMEYNSLQHAKLAENELPLHRSVALITGAAGAIGAGICQGLLEKGCHVAATDLPGNPLTELVNELRQTYESRIFGVPLDVTKTQSVAAGFGRVIHEWGGIDLIVVNAGVAHVSSLADMDTKAFRKLTRVNIDGTLHVLAEAARHFRNQNTGGDIVLISTKNVFAPGATFGAYSATKAAAHQLGRIASLELAEIGVRVNMVSPDAVFTHGTRKSGLWTEVGPGRMRARGLDEKGLEEYYRNRNLLRAKITATHVARAVLYFATRQTPTTGATIPVDGGLPDATPR
- a CDS encoding PfkB family carbohydrate kinase, with product MSLLVVGSMAFDSIRSPFGEVEKVVGGSATYFSLAASYLAPVRLVSVVGTDFPREMIETLASRRIDVRGLKISEGKTFHWKGFYEYDLNTAHTVTTELNVFRDFAPVLPEEYRDTPYVFLGNIAPALQRDILRQVRRPKLVALDTMNYWIENSPGLLREVIGSVDILMVNEGEIRMLTGEYNLVKAARKAMEWGPSRVVIKRGEYGVLQLSDGTMFAAPAYPLETIFDPTGAGDSFAGGFMGYLASCGGKELTEMDFRLATMYGSAIASFTVEAFSTEKLQNLTPEDISDRLGSFLALTEFRV